DNA from Bacteroidales bacterium:
CACAATCCAGAAAAGGATTAATAAAACTATAACCTCCAACACGTATTTCCATGAAACTATGATTTTCTTTTAATAACTCAAAACATACATGAAAATCGTCCCTGCCCAAAACCAACAATAATCCCTATCAAAATAAAAAAAATTTGATTTTTTTGTTATTCAATTTCTTTTGATTTTGTTTTTGTAGTGTTTTATTTTTTTCAGGTAATTTATTTTTTATAATTTTTTTTAAAATTTTACTTATTAAAATTAAATCTTTTAAGTAATTTAAATTTCTTTTGTTAATTTGCACCCATAAGTTGAACTAAATATCGATTATTATGACTATAATTAAAAACATTTTAACCATTAACCCTGGCTCAACATCAACTAAAATAGCTGTTTATGCCTCAAGCACTCAGTTATTTCTGAAAAACATTAAACATGCTACTGAAGAACTTGAAAAATTTGAAAAAATTTCGGACCAGTACGAATATAGAAAAAATATCATCGTAAAGGAGCTTAAGTTAGCCAAAATAGATTTGCAGTCTATCCATATTATTGTCGGGCGCGGAGGACTTGTAAAGCCGATTCCATCAGGAATTTACGAAGTTAATGAAACCATGAAAAATGATTTAATGGCAGGAGGTTCCCGACAACATGCCAGCAACCTGGGAGGGCTTATCGCTGATGACCTTGCCAAGATGATACCCGGTGCAAAGGCATACATCTCAGACCCTGTTGTTGTTGACGAATTAGATGACGTAGCACGTATTAGCGGACATCCTGAATTTAAAAGGATATCCATTTTTCACGCATTAAACCAAAAAGCTATTGGAAGAATGTATGCAAAAGATACAGGAATGAAATACAAAGACCTTAACCTAATTGTGGTTCATATGGGTGGTGGTATCAGCGTTGGCGCCCATAAAAAAGGCCGTGTGGTTGATGTAAACCAGGCCTTAGACGGAGAAGGCCCTTTTTCACCGGAACGTAGCGGAACCTTACCGGCAGGAGACCTAGTGAGGCTTTGTTTTAGCGGAAAATATTCTCAACCGGAAATATTGAAAATGATAACCGGCAAAGGCGGCTTTGTCGCATACCTTGGAACAAATAACGCTTATGATGTTGAGCAGCGTGTGAACGCTGGCGACCAGCAAGCCAAAGAGATACAGGAAGCTATGGCTTACCAGATTGCCAAAGAAATAGGTAGTATGGCTGTAGCACTAAACTGTGATATTGACGCTATTCTTCTGACAGGAGGCGTTGCATACAACAAAGATATAGTAGATTATATCACACAAAAAGTTAAAAAAATTGCTCCTGTTGCTGCCTATCCCGGAGAAGATGAGATGCACGCCCTGGCCATGAACGGCCTGATGCTTTCGAATGGCGATATTACCGCCATGGAATATAAATGATCATAACGACTAATCATTTTTAATAACTCTGTTGGAGAAAATCGAAAAGCCGGGCTAACAGTCCGGTTATTTTTATTG
Protein-coding regions in this window:
- the buk gene encoding butyrate kinase; its protein translation is MIKNILTINPGSTSTKIAVYASSTQLFLKNIKHATEELEKFEKISDQYEYRKNIIVKELKLAKIDLQSIHIIVGRGGLVKPIPSGIYEVNETMKNDLMAGGSRQHASNLGGLIADDLAKMIPGAKAYISDPVVVDELDDVARISGHPEFKRISIFHALNQKAIGRMYAKDTGMKYKDLNLIVVHMGGGISVGAHKKGRVVDVNQALDGEGPFSPERSGTLPAGDLVRLCFSGKYSQPEILKMITGKGGFVAYLGTNNAYDVEQRVNAGDQQAKEIQEAMAYQIAKEIGSMAVALNCDIDAILLTGGVAYNKDIVDYITQKVKKIAPVAAYPGEDEMHALAMNGLMLSNGDITAMEYK